One stretch of Trichomycterus rosablanca isolate fTriRos1 chromosome 3, fTriRos1.hap1, whole genome shotgun sequence DNA includes these proteins:
- the impa2 gene encoding inositol monophosphatase 2, with product MSSGQETDGDCWAECLDVAVQTALRAAQMVREAVNQEKQVSSKSTPTDLVTEADHQVEELIISTLREKFPSHRFIGEESSAAGEKCVLTDSPTWIIDPIDGTCNFVHSFPMVAVSIGFAVNKQLEFGVICHCFDGTLYTARRGHGAFCNGERLKVSKEKDVSKALILTEIGAKRDPGTLEIFLGNMKKLLSAPVHGVRIIGSSTLALCQVARGAAEAYYQYGLHCWDIAAAAIIITEAGGCVIDTTGGPLDIMSRRVVAAGSRKIADYIVQQLQPISYGRDDDDC from the exons ATGAGCTCCGGGCAGGAGACGGATGGGGACTGCTGGGCCGAGTGTCTGGACGTGGCTGTGCAGACAGCGCTCAGAGCTGCTCAG ATGGTGCGGGAGGCTGTGAACCAAGAAAAGCAAGTAAGCAGTAAAAGCACTCCTACAGATCTGGTGACTGAAGCCGACCATCAGGTGGAGGAGCTGATCATCTCTACCCTCAGGGAGAAGTTTCCCTCACACAG GTTTATTGGAGAGGAGTCCTCTGCTGCAGGAGAGAAGTGTGTTCTGACAGATAGTCCGACATGGATTATAGATCCCATAGATGGCACATGTAACTTCGTCCACAg TTTCCCCATGGTTGCTGTAAGCATTGGATTTGCTGTAAATAAACAG CTTGAGTTTGGTGTTATATGCCACTGTTTTGATGGAACGTTGTATACTGCTAGAAGAGGCCATGGAGCATTTTGTAATGGTGAACGACTCAAAGTTTCAAAGGAAAAAG ATGTGTCAAAGGCCCTTATTCTGACAGAGATTGGAGCAAAGAGAGATCCTGgcacactggaaatctttttgGGAAATATGAAAAAGCTACTTAGTGCACCAGTCCATGG GGTCAGGATCATAGGCAGCTCGACTTTAGCGCTGTGCCAGGTTGCTAGAGGAGCAGCCGAAGCTTATTACCAGTATGGTCTGCACTGCTGGGACATCGCTGCAGCTGCAATCATTATTACAGAGGCAGGAGGCTGTGTGATCGACACTACAG GGGGTCCTCTTGATATCATGTCCCGACGGGTCGTGGCTGCTGGTTCTCGAAAGATAGCGGATTACATTGTCCAGCAGCTCCAGCCAATCAGCTACGGACGTGACGACGATGACTGCTGA